In the Gammaproteobacteria bacterium genome, one interval contains:
- a CDS encoding ADP-polyphosphate phosphotransferase, whose amino-acid sequence MKIEADRFRVREGEKVRLKKRPTLVAPVYKSKEQYQELLDEHARQLSAFQEMHYASNHCAILLIFQAMDAAGKDGAIKHVMSGINPQGCQVFSFKHPSVRELEHDFLWRTTQCLPERGRIGIFNRSYYEEVLIVRVHPEILRSEGIPDGPLNDGSIWESRYRSIVDLERHLHHNGTRIIKFFLHLSKDEQRRRFLERIDNPKKNWKFSLGDVEERKFWKKYMEAYEDCLSATSTRTAPWYVVPADDKENARLIISQIILDLFRGLKMTYPKTSRERRGELLAIRKRLAK is encoded by the coding sequence GAAAAAGTCAGGCTCAAGAAGCGGCCGACGCTTGTCGCGCCCGTGTACAAATCGAAGGAGCAATATCAGGAGTTGCTCGACGAACATGCGCGGCAACTCAGCGCGTTTCAGGAAATGCACTACGCGTCGAACCACTGCGCCATTTTGCTGATTTTCCAGGCGATGGACGCCGCCGGCAAGGACGGCGCCATCAAGCACGTGATGTCCGGCATCAACCCGCAGGGTTGCCAGGTGTTCAGCTTCAAACATCCGAGCGTCAGGGAGCTCGAGCATGATTTTCTCTGGCGCACCACGCAATGCCTGCCGGAGCGCGGCCGCATAGGCATTTTCAACCGTTCGTATTACGAGGAAGTGCTGATTGTTCGCGTACATCCGGAGATTCTGCGCAGCGAGGGCATCCCGGATGGCCCGCTCAACGACGGCTCAATATGGGAATCCCGCTATCGCTCCATCGTCGACCTGGAGCGGCACCTGCATCACAACGGCACACGGATCATTAAATTCTTCCTTCACCTTTCCAAAGACGAGCAACGCAGGCGTTTCCTGGAACGCATCGACAACCCGAAAAAGAACTGGAAATTCAGCCTCGGCGACGTCGAGGAGAGAAAATTCTGGAAGAAGTACATGGAGGCCTACGAGGATTGCCTCAGCGCGACCAGCACCCGGACCGCACCCTGGTATGTCGTCCCCGCCGACGACAAGGAGAACGCGCGGTTGATCATCTCGCAAATCATTCTCGATCTGTTCCGCGGACTCAAGATGACCTATCCAAAAACAAGCCGCGAACGCCGGGGGGAATTGCTGGCGATCCGGAAACGGCTTGCAAAATGA